A single Patescibacteria group bacterium DNA region contains:
- a CDS encoding glycosyltransferase family 1 protein, whose protein sequence is MRIGIDIRSLMDKNRSGVGEYVFNVLNNLFEIDQHNQYFLFYNSFKKVDHILPNWNYNNVKFVGHHQPNKLFNFQQNFFKKPYLDKLVGGVDIFWLPNFHFANLSSQVKKIITVHDLSFEIYPEFFSFKRRYWHRILKTQKLVKNMDQIIAVSQNTKQDLIDLYNINKEKINVIYPSVSQDFKKIEDQTVLQQVKNKYNLPDNFILYLGNLEPRKNLIGLLQAFEKIKSDVNLVLAGQPGWLYRQIFNLAQKSFKKDKIHFLGYVDYGDRPALYNLAQVFVYPSFYEGFGLPPLEAMACGCPVVSSFSSSLGEVVDSAGLLVDPYDIMEISQAIDQILQNSDLKQDLIEKGLVQAKKFDWQKTAQDILKIFEK, encoded by the coding sequence ATGCGTATTGGTATCGACATTCGGAGCTTAATGGATAAAAATCGTTCAGGAGTGGGCGAGTATGTTTTTAATGTTTTAAATAATTTATTCGAAATTGATCAGCACAATCAATATTTTTTATTTTACAATTCTTTTAAAAAAGTTGATCATATTTTACCAAATTGGAATTATAATAATGTTAAATTTGTGGGTCATCATCAACCCAATAAACTATTTAATTTTCAACAAAATTTTTTTAAAAAGCCATATTTAGATAAATTAGTCGGTGGGGTTGATATCTTTTGGTTACCTAATTTTCATTTTGCCAATTTATCTTCCCAAGTTAAAAAAATCATCACTGTGCATGATTTGTCATTTGAAATTTATCCAGAGTTTTTTTCATTTAAAAGACGTTATTGGCACAGAATTTTAAAAACCCAAAAGTTAGTTAAAAATATGGATCAAATTATAGCTGTTTCACAAAACACAAAACAGGATTTAATTGATTTATATAATATTAATAAAGAAAAAATCAATGTTATTTATCCAAGCGTAAGTCAAGATTTTAAAAAAATAGAAGATCAAACAGTTTTGCAACAAGTTAAAAATAAATATAATTTACCAGACAATTTTATTTTATATTTGGGTAATTTAGAACCTAGGAAAAATTTGATTGGTTTGCTTCAGGCTTTTGAAAAAATTAAATCAGACGTTAATTTGGTTTTAGCCGGGCAACCGGGGTGGTTATATCGTCAAATATTTAATTTAGCTCAAAAAAGTTTTAAAAAAGATAAAATCCATTTTTTGGGTTATGTGGATTATGGAGATAGGCCAGCTTTATATAATTTAGCGCAGGTTTTTGTTTATCCGTCTTTTTACGAAGGTTTTGGTTTGCCACCCCTGGAAGCTATGGCTTGTGGTTGTCCGGTGGTAAGTAGTTTTTCTTCGTCGCTGGGCGAGGTAGTTGATTCAGCTGGCTTGTTAGTTGATCCATATGATATAATGGAAATAAGCCAGGCCATTGATCAAATTTTACAAAATTCGGACTTGAAGCAAGATTTAATTGAAAAAGGATTAGTTCAAGCTAAAAAATTTGATTGGCAAAAGACAGCGCAAGATATTTTAAAGATTTTTGAAAAATAA
- a CDS encoding glycosyltransferase family 1 protein, with protein MRVGIDARLYGPKNRGLGRYVQQLITHLEKVDQNNQYFIFLTKKNFDEYQPTNSNFTKVLADVRWYTLKEQIVMPKIIKKLKLDLMHFPHFNVPINCPVKFIVTIHDLIIHHFPDSRATTLNPILYKIKLEAYKFVIKQAILKSQKIVAVSEFTKKDILQHYKVKADKIKVVYQGLNQKNLNINQSQIDEILKKYKIQTPYLLYVGAAYPHKNLEILIKAFDKISAKHQNLNLVLVGQKDYFYQRLQKYIQIDFPKLKNKIIFTGFVSDSELSCLYKAGLIYVFPSLFEGFGLPPLEAMQYDLPVASSQASCLPEVLKDAVIYFDPVEKNDIIKQLDILIQDADLQRQLKINGQKLLSQYNWLKATQQIVEIYNSINNAS; from the coding sequence ATGCGAGTAGGCATCGACGCGCGACTCTATGGTCCTAAAAACAGGGGCCTGGGTCGTTACGTTCAACAATTAATTACTCATTTAGAAAAAGTTGATCAAAACAACCAGTATTTTATTTTTTTGACCAAAAAGAATTTTGATGAGTATCAACCAACAAATTCTAATTTTACCAAAGTTTTAGCTGATGTCAGATGGTACACATTGAAAGAACAAATTGTCATGCCTAAAATTATAAAAAAATTAAAACTAGATTTGATGCATTTTCCGCATTTTAATGTGCCAATCAACTGTCCGGTGAAATTTATAGTAACAATTCATGATTTAATTATTCATCATTTTCCAGATTCACGGGCGACAACCCTAAATCCCATATTATATAAAATTAAACTTGAGGCTTATAAATTTGTTATTAAACAAGCTATTTTAAAATCACAAAAAATTGTGGCTGTTTCTGAATTTACCAAAAAAGACATTTTACAACATTATAAAGTTAAAGCAGATAAGATAAAAGTAGTTTATCAAGGATTAAATCAAAAAAATTTAAATATCAACCAAAGTCAAATTGATGAAATTTTAAAAAAATATAAAATTCAAACACCGTATTTGTTATATGTGGGCGCAGCTTATCCGCATAAAAATTTGGAAATATTGATTAAGGCTTTTGATAAAATTAGTGCTAAGCATCAGAATTTAAATTTAGTTTTAGTTGGGCAGAAAGATTATTTTTATCAACGTTTACAAAAATATATTCAAATTGACTTTCCAAAATTAAAAAATAAAATTATTTTCACCGGGTTTGTGTCAGATTCAGAATTAAGTTGTTTGTATAAAGCTGGTTTAATTTATGTTTTTCCGTCTTTATTTGAGGGCTTCGGTTTGCCACCTTTGGAAGCCATGCAATATGATTTACCGGTTGCCAGCAGTCAGGCTAGTTGTTTACCAGAAGTTTTGAAAGATGCGGTTATTTATTTTGACCCTGTTGAAAAAAATGATATAATAAAACAATTAGATATTTTGATTCAAGATGCTGATTTACAGCGTCAGCTTAAAATTAATGGCCAAAAATTGTTAAGTCAATATAATTGGTTAAAAGCAACACAACAAATTGTAGAAATTTATAATTCTATAAATAATGCCAGTTAA